One Setaria italica strain Yugu1 chromosome II, Setaria_italica_v2.0, whole genome shotgun sequence DNA segment encodes these proteins:
- the LOC101781946 gene encoding DNA-directed RNA polymerase 1B, mitochondrial, producing the protein MLPAPAPTAAAVSPATSSPLPAVTPQTLAASPLMWRRLPARRLASALLSSSPLPRAAAPHAPLERRLLPAASGLLPSPRLPPWQQDPRWFASSSAAAEAVSSEEAEELHHALEIVRTQPNQNQPPPPMEEQRASGRDHRDRHRRNRRGQQAQVAAEEHGMTYHKYASLRRRQIRVETEAWEQAAKEYRELLTDMCEQKLAPNLPYIKSLFLGWFEPLRDQIAAEQELVANRGSRASHGPYFNMLPADMMAVITMHKLMGLLMTGSGDGSVRVIQAACQIGEAIEHEVRIHRFLEKTRKKSNKEKENEEEIFDSDIAKEQQRLRKKVTDLMKKQKLRQVRKIVKNQDDSRPWGQDAHAKVGSRLIELFIETAHIQPPASQSSDGLPDIRPAFRHEMRTVPKEQQKHSRRYGVIKCDPLVRQGLDRTAKHMVIPYMPMLIPPICWTGYDKGAHLFLPSYVMRTHGARQQREAVKRAPREQMQSVFEALNTLGSTKWRVNKRVLSIIDRIWSSGGRLADLVDRTDVPLPEKPDTEDETVLKKWRWHTRSVKKGNSERHSQRCDVELKLAVARKMKDEEGFYYPHNLDFRGRAYPMHPYLNHLGSDLCRGVLEFAEGRPLGESGLRWLKIHLANLYAGGVDKLSYAGRIAFAENHLEEIFDSADRPLEGKRWWLGAEDPFQCLAVCMNLTEALRSPSPEATISHIPVHQDGSCNGLQHYAALGRDKLGAIAVNLVAGEKPADVYSGIATRVVEIMRRDSQKDPSTDPDAARARLILDQVDRKLVKQTVMTSVYGVTYVGAREQIKRRLKERGVIADDAELFGASCYAAKVTLTALGEMFQAARSIMNWLGDCAKVIACENEPVKWTTPLGLPVVQPYRKLGRHLIKTSLQVLTLQRETDKVMVKRQRTAFPPNFVHSLDGSHMMMTAVACKRQGLNFAGVHDSYWTHACDVDTMNKILREKFVELYDTPILENLLESFEKSFPKLKFPPLPERGDFDMKDVLESPYFFN; encoded by the exons ATGCTCCCCGCCCCAGCTCCGACCGCCGCGGCTGTCTCTCCCGCCACATCCTCTCCGCTTCCCGCCGTAaccccccaaaccctagccgcatCGCCCCTCATGTggcgccgcctccccgcccgccgcctcgcatccgccctcctctcctcctccccactcCCGCGCGCCGCTGCCCCGCACGCTCCTCTCGAGCGTCGTCTCCTCCCCGCGGCCTCTGGTCTCCTCCCGTCCCCGCGCCTGCCCCCGTGGCAGCAGGACCCGCGGTggttcgcctcctcctccgccgctgccgaggCGGTGTCAtcggaggaggccgaggagctACACCACGCGCTCGAGATCGTTCGGACGCAGCCGAATCAGAATCAACCTCCTCCACCGATGGAGGAGCAGCGGGCATCCGGGAGAGACCACCGTGACCGGCATCGGCGGAACAGGCGCGGGCAGCAGGCGcaagtggcggcggaggagcacgGAATGACTTACCACAAATACGCCTCCCTGCGTCGCCGGCAGATCCGCGTCGAGACGGAGGCGTGGGAGCAGGCCGCAAAGGAGTACCGCGAGCTCCTCACGGACATGTGCGAGCAGAAGCTTGCACCCAATCTGCCCTATATCAAGTCGCTCTTCCTAGGATGGTTTGAGCCGCTGCGGGACCAGATCGCCGCCGAGCAGGAGCTCGTGGCGAACCGCGGGTCCCGGGCCTCACATGGACCCTACTTCAACATGCTCCCAGCAGATATGATGGCTGTCATCACCATGCACAAGCTCATGGGGCTGCTCATGACTGGCAGTGGGGACGGGAGTGTTCGAGTCATTCAGGCGGCGTGTCAGATTGGCGAGGCTATTGAGCATGAG GTTCGAATCCACAGATTTCTAGAGAAGACAAGGAAAAAAAGcaacaaagaaaaggaaaatgaagaagaaatttttgacTCGGATATTGCCAAAGAACAACAGCGTCTAAGAAAGAAAGTCACTGATCTGATGAAAAAGCAAAAGCTAAGGCAAGTAAGGAAGATAGTGAAGAATCAAGATGATTCCAGGCCATGGGGTCAAGATGCTCATGCGAAA GTTGGCAGTCGTTTGATTGAGCTATTTATTGAAACAGCCCATATACAGCCACCTGCTAGCCAGTCATCAGATGGTCTGCCTGACATCCGCCCTGCTTTCAGACATGAAATGAGAACGGTGCCTAAAGAACAACA GAAACATAGTCGCAGATATGGTGTGATCAAGTGTGATCCACTGGTTCGGCAAGGCCTAGATAGAACA GCAAAACACATGGTCATTCCATACATGCCTATGTTGATTCCCCCAATCTGTTGGACAGG atATGATAAGGGAGCACACCTGTTTTTACCATCCTATGTGATGCGCACACATGGTGCTCGGCAGCAGAGGGAGGCTGTTAAAAGGGCTCCAAGGGAACAAATGCAATCAGTTTTTGAG GCCTTGAATACTCTTGGGAGCACGAAGTGGAGGGTTAACAAAAGAGTTCTTAGTATCATTGACAGAATATGGTCAAGTGGTGGCCGGCTTGCTGACCTGGTTGATCGCACTGAT GTTCCATTACCTGAGAAGCCTGACACTGAAGATGAAACTGTGCTAAAGAAGTGGAGGTGGCACACGAGGTCAGTTAAGAAGGGAAACAGTGAAAGGCATTCTCAGAGATGTGATGTTGAACTGAAACTTGCT GTTGCTCGAAAAATGAAGGATGAGGAGGGATTTTACTATCCACACAACCTTGATTTTAGAGGTCGTGCTTACCCAATGCATCCTTACCTGAACCACTTGGGTTCAGATCTTTGTCGAGGGGTTTTGGAGTTTGCTGAAGGTCGTCCACTTGGCGAGTCAGGCTTGCGCTGGCTGAAGATACACCTAGCAAATTTGTATGCTGGTGGTGTTGATAAGTTATCATATGCTGGCCGAATTGCATTTGCTGAGAATCACTTGGAGGAAATATTTGATTCTGCTGATAGGCCTTTAGAAGGCAAACGATGGTGGCTTGGGGCTGAAGATCCGTTCCAGTGCCTGGCAGTATGCATGAATCTTACTGAAGCTTTAAGAAGCCCGTCTCCAGAAGCAACGATATCACATATTCCTGTGCACCAG gATGGTTCTTGTAATGGCCTTCAGCACTATGCAGCTCTTGGAAGGGATAAG TTGGGAGCTATTGCTGTCAACTTAGTTGCTGGAGAGAAGCCTGCAGATGTTTACTCAGGAATAGCTACCAG GGTGGTGGAAATTATGCGGAGGGATTCACAAAAGGATCCTTCTACAGATCCTGATGCAGCTCGTGCTCGTCTGATACTTGATCAG GTGGATAGAAAATTGGTGAAGCAAACTGTGATGACATCTGTGTATGGCGTCACTTATGTTGGAGCACGTGAACAAATTAAAAGAAGACTGAAAGAGAGGGGAGTCATTGCTGATGATGCGGAATTATTTGGTGCATCATGTTATGCTGCTAAG GTTACCCTGACAGCACTTGGTGAGATGTTCCAAGCTGCCCGTAGTATCATGAACTGGCTTGGTGACTGTGCCAAG GTAATTGCTTGTGAAAATGAACCAGTGAAATGGACAACCCCTCTTGGGCTTCCAGTTGTTCAACCATATCGCAAACTAGGGAGGCATCTT ATTAAGACGTCGCTACAGGTTCTGACCCTTCAGAGGGAGACTGATAAG GTTATGGTGAAGCGGCAGAGAACAGCTTTCCCTCCAAACTTTGTGCATTCCCTTGACGGTTCTCATATGATGATGACCGCTGTTGCTTGCAAAAGGCAAGGCCTGAACTTTGCAG GAGTTCATGATTCTTATTGGACCCATGCTTGTGATGTTGATACAATGAACAAAATACTCCGGGAGAAGTTTGTGGAACTCTATGATACACCTATTTTGGAAAAT CTGTTGGAGAGTTTCGAGAAATCTTTCCCTAAGTTAAAATTCCCACCATTGCCAGAGAGGGGAGACTTTGATATGAAGGACGTCCTTGAGTCTCCGTATTTTTTCAACTAG